GTTCGTTGGCATTAGCAACAGCACCGACGGCTTTGGTTTCAGCTGAACAGCGTGACAAAACGTTTAATAGAGCGAATCGCACAATCTACATTGCTACCGGTGCGGGGATGCTAGCGATGGGCGGTGGAGTATTAGGTGTCATTGGTCTTGTGCTAATCATCATTTTTCTTTGTAAGGGCCAAATACGAACGGGGATGTCGATTGAGGTTCGTCGCACTGCTATTGAAGGAATCTCAGTCGAGACATTTTCTCTGTGGCTGGTTTTCTTCTTTTTTCTTCAGTGGATTGCAGGTGAGATTGGTAAGGCTGTAGAGGCATCAGTCGTGGGCGCACTCTTGCTGGCCGCCGCTGCATTTGCCGTAAGTCTCATTGTGTTGATTGGTTGGCCGCTCTTGCGAGGCATCGGTTGGTCAACAATGTGTCACCAAAGTGGATTCAGAGTGGGGCGTTCATTTTGGACCGAGGTCATGTGGGGCATTGCTGGGTACGTGATGGCATTACCATTGTTGGTTGTTGGTCTGGTACTCACCATTATCCTGATGTCCCTGTCACAGTTGAGTTCGATGGGTACGAGTGATGGCAGTTCGTTTCAGACTGTTGAAGAGCCACTACATCCCATTAACCTGCTCATGATTGGTGCTGATGTATGGACGTATCTCAGTATTCTTCTGGTGGGTTCAGTTTGTGCACCAATTGTCGAAGAGTTCGCTTTTCGCGGCATGTTCTATCGCCATCTTCGAGGTAGTACGAGGCGATGGAACATCTTGCTGAGCATTGCGGTGAGTGCATTGGTAAGTGCTTTTGTCTTCGCAGCCATTCATCCACAGGGATGGGTCACGATTCCGCTACTCATGGCATTGGCTGTGGCATTCGCACTGTTGCGAGAGTGGCGAGGCTCCCTGATAGCGCCGATTATTGCCCATGGACTCAGCAACTTTATCGTCATTACCTTCGGAATCTTGCTGCTGAATTGATGCTAATTTGCTGTGCGGCGATCGCGGCGATCGCGGCGATTCGAAGAACCTGAAGGTTGAGATTCATCTCCATCTTGCTGTGCCTGATGCGCACGCAGGAATCTGATGGCACGTCGTGCACGTTCGTCGAGATCGCTTTCTCTGGATCCCGGCCGGTTTTGACTGTTCATGTTTTGCATGTTCTCAGACATGCCTTCGGACATATTTTGATTCGAAGGAGATTGATCAGAGCGTTGTCTTTTCTGTCTTTGTTGCGTTGCTATTGCCTCAGCAATTTTCTCTCGAAAAATATCTCGT
This DNA window, taken from Phycisphaerales bacterium, encodes the following:
- a CDS encoding CPBP family intramembrane metalloprotease translates to MEDRQKRVDWHQQDPNSPPWKPLGPDKGGSRPLLAWLGVLIAWIIIVGVLVLKGSSEFSPEQATAQEAEAVESAPVSPDLVLDIRSRVVTELQGRYLVGAADLVPGFKPQALEQASIGLRRGSLGERLGYVTVIGAVASAKEAEDALSALKEEMHRDGYVPTPEEADVIKILNQVYGSTATAITQQQQEVLVEQIGWFGSLALATAPTALVSAEQRDKTFNRANRTIYIATGAGMLAMGGGVLGVIGLVLIIIFLCKGQIRTGMSIEVRRTAIEGISVETFSLWLVFFFFLQWIAGEIGKAVEASVVGALLLAAAAFAVSLIVLIGWPLLRGIGWSTMCHQSGFRVGRSFWTEVMWGIAGYVMALPLLVVGLVLTIILMSLSQLSSMGTSDGSSFQTVEEPLHPINLLMIGADVWTYLSILLVGSVCAPIVEEFAFRGMFYRHLRGSTRRWNILLSIAVSALVSAFVFAAIHPQGWVTIPLLMALAVAFALLREWRGSLIAPIIAHGLSNFIVITFGILLLN